ACAAGCTGTTTCAATAGCGGAAGACAGCCATGTCGATGATCAACTACGCGTCACGCGAGATCAACTGCAAGATCGTGTACTACGGTCCCGGGTTGGGGGGGAAGACGACGAACCTCGAGCACGTCTACGGCCAGGTCGAGCCGGACACTCGCGGCAAGCTCATCTCCCTCGCCACTGAGACCGAGCGCACCCTGTTCTTCGATTTCCTTCCGGTGGACCTCGGCACCATCCGTGGATTCAAGACCCGGTTCCACCTCTACACGGTGCCCGGCCAGGTCTACTACAACGCGAGCCGCAAGCTGATTCTGAAAGGCGTCGACGGCATCGTCTTCGTCGGCGACTCGCAGATGGAGCGGCTGGAGGCGAATCAGGAGGCCATGCAGAACCTGTACGACAACATGTCGGAGTACGGGTACGATCTGACGCGCATGCCCTTCGTGATTCAGTACAACAAGCGTGATTTGCCCAACGCCGCGCCAATTCGCGAGCTTCAGTCGGCGCTCAATCCTGGCTGGGAGGTTGGCGAGGCGTCGCGCATGCGCGTGACGCCGGATCCTTTCCACGCTGGCGAGCACCTCGTGGAACAGCTTGGAAGC
The genomic region above belongs to Gemmatimonadaceae bacterium and contains:
- a CDS encoding ADP-ribosylation factor-like protein, yielding MSMINYASREINCKIVYYGPGLGGKTTNLEHVYGQVEPDTRGKLISLATETERTLFFDFLPVDLGTIRGFKTRFHLYTVPGQVYYNASRKLILKGVDGIVFVGDSQMERLEANQEAMQNLYDNMSEYGYDLTRMPFVIQYNKRDLPNAAPIRELQSALNPGWEVGEASRMRVTPDPFHAGEHLVEQLGSGEWVEHAPYFDAVAVTGEGVFDTLKAVSKLVLKSLA